Within Spinacia oleracea cultivar Varoflay chromosome 4, BTI_SOV_V1, whole genome shotgun sequence, the genomic segment GATGGGTGGTATCAGACTGGAAAAGAAGAGAGGGAAAAGCAGGCACATTCAAACACACAGCAGGAAACTGGGCTGCTGATCCTGATGATAAAGGTATATATCTACATACTAATCAAAACAACAATACTAAAATTGAAAACatcatttaaaattttaaagcaaGGAATTCTGAGTAAATTTTGTCATTTTTGTGCAGGTATTCAGACCTCTGTTGATGCAAAGCATTCAGCAATATCAGCAAAAATACCAGAATTTAGCAATAAGAACAGAACATTAGTCCTTCAGTATTCCATCAAACTCGAACAGGATATCGAATGTGGAGGTGGTTATATAAAGATTTTATCTGGATTTGTCAATCAGAAGAAATTTGGTGGAGATACTCCTTACAGGTTTGTCCTCCCACATTACTAGTTATCTGATATAATAGAGGTGGTAAACAGGTTATTCGGGGTCATATTCAGTTCTAATCCAAATCACATTCGAGTTTAAGTTGGAAAAGTTCTGTTGCATATACACAtcttagacctgatcaaattgCGGGCCGGGCCACACCTTAACATTTCTGCCCATTAGGTCGGTTCGGGTCGGGCCGAATTCCGGGTCAAAATTTTCTGCCCAAAACCCGTTATTTCGGGACAAAAATTGTGGGCTTTCGGGTCATTTCAGACCGGTCATTTATAACAAATATTGCACTTTGAGTTGGCCAAAACCACCCAAAAACACGGAGTATATAAATTGGGCCGGGTCTGGAAAACGGGCCTAAAAGCTGCCCCAAACCCGCCATTTTCGGGCCGGGCTCATGTGATTAGGGTGATGTTTGGCTGACATGAAAAACCATAGGAAGTATGAGTTCCTAGGAAGTGGAAGATTAGAGTGTTGTTTGATTGACAAAAACATGGAAAGTCACACTTCCTAGGAAGCTCTACTTCCTacaaaatggaggaagttgCTTACCTAGGTTCCCCTAGATAAGTGGAATTGCTTACCATATTTAACCAAACAATTATCGCCCACTTCCTAGGAAATACTTATAAGTGGTAAAAGCGGCTTCCTAGAAAGTTCTATTTCCCATAATCAACCAAACGACCCCTAGGTCTAGTACATTACAAAACTTATGAAAGCTTCTGGAAATTTCATGCTTTTGGATTATATTTGAAGTTTGCATATACTAAGCAGTTGATTTTTTCCTGTTCTTTGCAGTTTGATGTTTGGACCAGATATATGTGGAACAGATACAAAGAAGCTTCATCTTATCTTATCCTACCAAGGCCAAAACTATCCTGTAAAGAAGGAATTGCAATGTGAAACAGACAAGTTAACACATTTTTATACATTCATACTTAGACCAGATGCTACTTACAGTCTTCTTGTTGACAATCGAGAAAGAGACTCAGGAAGTCTCTATACAGATTGGGATATCCTTCCTCCCCGAAAGATCAAAGATTTCAAAGCTAAAAAGGttagaaaaattcaaaaaattgcAAACTTACAATGTATGAATATGATGACATAACATCTGAATTAACAACATTTAGAAAGTACTAGTCTTCAGTAAAGATGGTTGTGCTTCGGGCCGAGCCGATGGGCCGTGTGTCTGTACGGGTTCGGCCCACGCTAAGCCTACTTGTAACGTGATAAGCCGGGCCGGAATTTTCAATAGTGCCCCGGGTCCACATGCTGCCAGGCCGAGTTGTCATGTCTAAGCCTAATTTTTACTGAACTTTGCGTACTTGTCGGGTTGGCTGCCCTTGTCGTGCTTTTCTAAAAAAATACGGCTCACGTCACGGCCCTCGATTTTGTGCTCGTGTCGGGTTGTGCTTTTTCGTGTTGGGTTGGGCCGAGCCCATGCTCGGCCCATTCCAATCCCACTTGTAACATGTTGGGGCGGGCCGAAATTTTCAAAAATGCTGTCCATGCCCATGTGTTGGACCAGGCTAGGCCATCGTGTCTAAGCCTGATTTTGGCGTGCTTTCTCGGGCGGGGAAGGGCCTTGTCGttctttttcttaaaaaaatgcGGCCCACAGCCCAAGATTTCGTGCTCGTGGGTCGTGACAGCCTTTTTTCGTGTTGGGCCGTGCCATCTTTAGCACTCCTCAGTATTCTAAGACAACTGATTTGCTTTAAACTTTTGTAGCCTGCTAATTGGGAAGAAAGAGAATATATTGATGATCCTGATCATGTCAAACCTAAGGTACTGCTTTCATTTCTGTTTTAACTGTTGTGTTTTCTGCATTCTGTAATTGTTACTGCTGTAAGTTAGTTCATCGTACGAATAATAACATGAATCATGACTGAATTGCAGGGTTATGATTCAATACCATCAGAAATTCCTGACCCAAATGCCAAACAGGTGACTTGACTGCTTGTCACTCAGTATTAGCTCTTACATCCAATTAACATTAAGCATAGTAGACAATAATATTAGATGTGGCAAACGGATCATTTGGAACGAGTTTTGTTCGAGTCATATCGGTGTTTAATTTGCTGATCAAATATATGTTAATCCAAACACCTAGATATTACTAATGTGCTACTGTTAACTGTCAACCAAAACCTGTAATTACACCTGAAATCAGAAAATCTGACTAACAAATTTTGTATCGTTTGTGTTTCGAATTTGGACAGCCCTCGAGTTgggatgaggatgaggatggCTTATGGAAACCTCCAAGAATACCAAACCCGGATTACAGGGGACCGTGGAAGCGAAAGGTATGCTAACTAATGaactaatcatattatttaGAAAGAACATCAGCTGTGATTTAGTGCTTCATTTCTGGTAAGCTCTGAAGTTAATTTCATTCTTTACGCCAGAAAATTAAGAACCCGAACTACAAGGGGAAGTGGAAGACTCCATGGATTGACAATCCAGGTATATgatccaacaatattttcagTAGTACCATACTTCAAAATACAGTAGAACTGGTCATCTTGAGCACGGCCCGTCCGGGCCAGAAAATAGcgggtttgggcagaatttttAAGACCATTTATGAGCCCGTCCTGACTCGATTTTAAATGTTTTTTATTGGTGGGTTTTAGGCAATCCAAAATTGGTCTGCCCCGAAAATGGCTCGAGAGCCCGCTATATTTTGGCCCGAAATAGCGGTTTTACTCAGAAAATATCGACCCGACATAAGTGGGCTGTTTTTGCTTGCTTGCCAAAATAATGGGCCATGTTTCTTGTTTGTGGCCTGACCCAAACACGGCCCGAAAAATGGCTTGAAAGCCCGCTACTTTTTGGCCCGAAATAGCGGTTGGGCAGAAAATATCGGCCCAGAGTTTGGCCCGACATTGGGCTGATTTTATTGTCGTGGCCCGGCCCGAACCCACTTCCCCTTTTGATCAGACCTAAAATACAGCTACAAAATAGATAAGTTACATGAGATATCTTGTTGTTTTCAGAGTTCGAAGATGATCCTGATCTGTATGTGCTGAAGCCTATCAAATATGTGGGTATAGAAGTCTGGCAGGTAGGAATCTAACCCATCAACTTTCTCAATGATGTTTAATCCATTTCTTTTTTGGATAAATCAGTTGTAATTAGCAAAATAGTAAAACTTAGCTCGGTTAAAAATAAGTCGAAGAGAACGGAGCTCTAATATTATGCATTATTCTCAATGCAGGTGAAAGCAGGATCAGTGTTTGACAACATTTTGATATGTGATGATCCAGAGTATGCTAAACAAGTAGTTGATGAAGTTTTTGCCAATAGAGAGGTACTCTTTAAGCCGAGTGCCACAATTTCACATAcatttaggccctgttctttttggttgaatttcagTAGCATTCATTTCAGTTCAGTAAAATTCGGCTCAAAAGAACAGGGTCTTAATAGTCTGCCTGAATTAGCATGGTCTAAATacgatttcttttgttcataaCCATTGCTAGATTGAAAAGGAGGCGTTTGAAGAAGCCGAGAAAGTAAGAAAAGCACAAGAAGAAGAGGTGCGAAAAGATCCATTTTCCCTTACTTTTTCGAGTATTATTGGTACCAAAATGTGATGATTTTGTGTTACTCTGCAGGAAGCACAAAGAGCAAGAGAAGAAGGTGAAAGGAGGAGAAGAGATAGGGGTTATGATCGTCGTTCACGACACAAGGATCGCCACAGAGACCGTTACAGACGTGTATGATTACCTAACTTGTTATTGGTGTTTAAGCTTCTAATCTATGCTTTCTAGCAACTAAATTTGACATAAAGATGTACTATCGAATATGTCGAGTAGTTCAGAAGCAGGCTAGACGGTTTATCTACTCTACCCTAGACCTGGTCATCATGAGCCAGACCCGAAAAGAACGGGTTTTAGGCAGAAGTTTTAGGCCCTTTTTTCGGGCATGTCCCGACTCGACCGAATTTTTTAAAATGGGTGGGTATTGGGCAActcaaatttgaaattttggtgATAAAATGGACCTGGTCTGAAAATGACCCAAAAGCCTGCTATTTGGCCCAAACATCGGGTTTTGGGCAGAAAAATACGACCCAAAGTTTGGCCCAGCAGTCCGACTTAGCGGGCAACTTTTTTGGTTGTGGCCCAGCCCGATCTGACTTAACAGGCATTTTTTTGTCGTGGTCCGGCCCGAACCCCGCCCTGCCTGCTTTCTAATCAGTACTACTCTATTCCCACCTCCTTACAGAAAAACTAATTTTCTTCAGTCTCAGAATTCCCATTTCATATCCAGTGTAATGTAATAATAACTGGCTGTTTATTTCTTCTTGCAGCATCATCACCGCGACTATCTGGATGATGATGATCATGTAAGCAATTAGTACAGAACTCTGCTCTTTTTTTTGCATACCTTTTTTCTGAAAATCAGTGAATACATCTGTTTCTCCATTGCAGTAGAATTACTGTCGAATATCAGCATTATTTTCTTCGAAACAATTAATATAAACTTGGACTTACGGTTTTGCAGGACGAACTTTAAGGGCTCTTCAAGAATTACTCACATAGTATATCTCTATCGATGAGAATGAGAATGCAGTTTTGTTCCGACTCCTCGTAGCTGTCGTTCTTCCTGTCAAAGGCAGATGCATTATTTCCAGTTCTATAGAAACATTTATGGATTTTGAGTAGAAGGAAAGTTTCCTCATTATGTAGAGTCATAGATACTGCATATAGTGTAAGATCAAAAGAAATGTATTTCTGAGTTCATACGAAATTGAAAATCTTAAGAATCTCATGAAACTGCAAATTCATAGTACCAATTACAAACTACCTCGAGTATCTCCCCTTCCGGATGAAGAGTGAATTCCAGAACCCGGATGTGGAAGGCCAGTCATGTAGACCTGATCATCATGAGCCCAGCacgaaatagcgggttttgggcaaAAAATTTAGCCCCGACCAGGGacgattttttaaatttttgggCAGATTTTGGACAACTCAAACTTGCATGAGCTATAAATTTGGACTAGCCCGAAAGCCCGCTATGTATGGCCCGAAATAACAGGCTTTGGGCATAAATTTTCGACCCGACACAATGGGTAGAATTTTTAAGTCAAGGCCCGGCCCGAACCTGGCCTTGCCCGcaatttgatcaggtctaggcCAATTGTCCTACGACTACTGCCAACTGAGCCAACCACACTCTTAAGATGTAAATAAATCCGCATAATATTGCGAAAAAATGGACATGAAAAAGCAAACAAAATTCATTAACTAAAAAATTGTGAAGTAACAAGTTTCAAATGGGTACAAGTTACAAAGTCAAGTGCTAAAATTGGAACCTAAAGTCATAACCAAAACATAAGCATTATCTAGGGTTTGAGACATATTTTTATACTTCCAACTGCACAAAGTAATTCAAATCTCTAAATGCCTCAGAAACCAGAAAATATGCCAGTGCTTCTCAGGAAATGACCACTCTTCCCATGAAAAAAATATCTAATATGGCTATACGCTTCAATGAAATTTGGAGCTCGATTACAAAAGTCCCCTGTTTTCATCAAGGAACCTGTTTAATGATCAGTTGCACCACATAAGCTCGTTACATCTGCAGAAGAACAACATAATTACATTAGTACGGAGTAGTTATTAGTCTTATTACTTGCATAAAAGATGAAATGACGATATCCTGAGCCTAAATTTGGGTTCATAGGCCAGTAATAAACCAAGAAAACAACGACAACATCAGTACCAGTAAAATAGCGGAAAGGCAGTTGGACCAAATCCATTGCATATCTTGTTCATAAAACACATAAAGCTTGCATTTCATAAATAGGGCCATGTTTGATTCAACTGATTTTCACTGAACTTCTTACCACCTGTTAAAACTGAGTTTTCTGATTAAACCAGATTTTTATTATTCAGAACGGGTTTTACTGATTAAAAGCGGTTTTTATTAAAACTACACTGATTAAAAGTTTAAATCTGACTTAaactttccctaacctaattttAAAAGTTGAAAAGAACAGAGCTCGTCTATGATAATACTGAAGGTCCCGCACAGTAGCATACAATACTGAAGGTGCCTAAAATAGCTAATTTAGGGCCATAGGCGAAATACTGGAATGTTTAGACTGCAGATTATGGTAGGGTGACATCCATTATGATCCACACAGTGCAATTGTGCAAAATGTAAATATAATTGAAATAACAAACAAGTAGCTGTATTCTTTTGTTGACCGAAAATGCAAATCTTGTATTATGGTTCATGATTCATATATAGGGCCTAAAAGTTAAAACTGAGTTTTCTGATTAAACAAGAATTTTATAATCAGAACAGGTTTTCCTGATTAAAAGCGATTCTTATTGAAACTACACTGATTAAAAGTTTAAATCTGACCAAAAATGCAAATCATGCATTATGGTTCATGAACAAGTACGTGTACATGGAAGAATCACACAGACTAAACACATACACCCACTAAACCCCTTGCCACATGCTAAAACATCCCTGAAATAATGTACGGCCTAAGCTAATATGCGCGTAAACAAGATTAGGATTAAGATTTTAAGAACCTCCGGTAATCAGCAGTTCCCGAGAACAGACTATCGTCTTCGCACAGGTGCGGCTGGAGCCCTTGCAGGTTGCTGCCCTCCTGCTTGGCCAGCCTGCTCTTCAGGCACGTTCAAAGCTTGTGTCATACCATTCATAATCATCAGCCCTAGAGGGATTAAATACATCCACTGCAACAGAGAATCAAGGATATTTGGtcaaaaaattgttaaaaaaaattaacctaGAAGGAAGGCATATCTTTTTCAAATAATCACTCACATATTTTGCCCAAAAGGATCTCTCTGGTTGATTCTTTAATTCAGACTCTGCCGTTTCCTCAGGTGTTTCTTCAATAAAAACAGGGGTTCTGTTGAATAAACACCAGCATTGAGTAGATGTGTTAGGCAGAGCAGTAAATACTAAGCAAAAAAGTAACAGACATTCATATATATGCAGCAGTTTGCTCCAGCGGTAATTATTTGGATCAAAGATAATCCTGATATGAAAACTTGCTAACAGTGTTGTAGTGTTATGTGGTCACTAGAGCAAAAATTGAACATAGAAAGGCATTAAGCATATACCTTGGTGCCAGCTCGCTGTATTTCAACACTGGGTACGAATTGAAAGACCATTTGGATGGCTGAAAATCAACAGCTAAATTTTAGTTTGTTGTCAAAAACGCAATTGCATAGATATCACGACAAGTTGTGCTTGAGTGGATCCAAGCAACAGGGAAAGAAAAAGCTCAAgacattttttatttctttcttaAAAAGGCAACTCATAACTCATAGTCAGAGAGCAATTCCTACAAAGGTATGTAAATGTATTCTTTATTTCTTTCTTAAAAAGAAAATCGCATAACTCATAGTCAGAGATCAACTCCTAGAGAGGCATGCGGAAAAAACGGCAACTTGCTACATTTGCAAGATTGGAAAGTGGAAATAAAATGCTCCTCTTAGAATTAAAATCCAGTAAACTAAGTTTCCATAAAGAGGTCAATGGAGACTGGAGATCACATGAATGAATGAAAGAGTGAGTCATGCCGCAAACAGGGAAAGGGGCAGAGTGGTTTCTTGTTAGTTAGCTTTCTTAGAACTCAAAATTTGGGGAAAAACATACAATGTCTGTTATCGTTGAATCTTACAGAAACCATCTATTCAGATCAGGAACAGTCTAAAAAAGCCAGACTTACAATCGGAATTATAAATTAGCAAAAAGGATAAAAAGAAATAATTAACTTACCATTTTTAGCTGCCGAGGATATGGGCATGCCCCAAGAGAACCATAGTTGACAGCCAAAATGTTAACACCTTCCTAAAAAATCAAATATAAGAGATACTCAATCTAATTATCCAAGGGTATAGACCATGGAAAAATGACATAAAATAGACTAGTACAAGTCCTTCCATTGAGAAAGAGTGCAAATAATACAAGCTGGACTGGAAAAGTATACACAACACAGGCCCACCAACAGAAACATTGCAAAATTAATCAGAAGCGGACTTTGATAACAGCATTAATATCACGTGATAAAGTTACCGGGGAAATAAGATAAACACATGTAGGTTAGTACCATATGTATGACAAAGTGTTCGTCCAAAGCCTCCCTCGCAAGACATCTCTGCATCAAAATAACAGGAGACTTAGCAAAGAAAGAAAAGCAATTGCATGATAGTAAAAGCAAACCTTAAATGACGGACATTGTAGCTGAAATTGTTAAACTTTAATAATAATCACCGATGAAGAACAACAGAACTTACGAGACATAAGCAGGAATAGTAAAAACTAGAGATAAGTGCAGTAAAATAACATAGGCAACAAGCCAATGAGACACGGAAAAGGTAATCAAATCTGTTAATGATGGCCCTATTTACAGGATGGAAACTTGCTAACATTTGTAATAGATGAACCAACAAAAAGTATCAATCATTCAAATGGCAATTAAGCCTAAAGTGAGATGTATAACGTCATTGCACAATCACATGAATTCATAACCAAACTCAAAGAAGAACGGTGTTACAAACAAAAGTAGGTCGATTTATTGAC encodes:
- the LOC110796640 gene encoding calreticulin-3; the protein is MARFGVSPSKIELPSSLVLLSLLLVVVQFLCYLQPTFSEVIFEERFEDGWKSRWVVSDWKRREGKAGTFKHTAGNWAADPDDKGIQTSVDAKHSAISAKIPEFSNKNRTLVLQYSIKLEQDIECGGGYIKILSGFVNQKKFGGDTPYSLMFGPDICGTDTKKLHLILSYQGQNYPVKKELQCETDKLTHFYTFILRPDATYSLLVDNRERDSGSLYTDWDILPPRKIKDFKAKKPANWEEREYIDDPDHVKPKGYDSIPSEIPDPNAKQPSSWDEDEDGLWKPPRIPNPDYRGPWKRKKIKNPNYKGKWKTPWIDNPEFEDDPDLYVLKPIKYVGIEVWQVKAGSVFDNILICDDPEYAKQVVDEVFANREIEKEAFEEAEKVRKAQEEEEAQRAREEGERRRRDRGYDRRSRHKDRHRDRYRRHHHRDYLDDDDHDEL